TGAAGTTGTAAAATGTTAACTGGATGTGGTGAATATGAATTACACTCACCATAAAAACTCATTTGATTCCTTGAGCAATGGTTATATGCACTTTGTCATATTGGACAAGCATTACACAACATGCTGCTATGTACAGTGCatgtccattttttttgttttcatcattggtagtttttgtatttttttttttatgacctaATATGAAAAAACACCTACTAATTAAAAACCTGTGGCATTACAGTATCTGAAGCTTACAGCTAAAATTTCTTTGCATGTTCAGTCATGTTCAGCATTTGGTTTCCAGCTCCCTCTGTAGGCCATTTAACAACATAACAGCAATTGATCAGTAATGGCCTTAACATGGTTATATTATAGTCATTAAAAAGCATCAGGATGTGGTTGCCTTCTGACCATAGGCTCGGAGGTTTGCGCCCcactcttcccaaccacatcaaagtgtccctgggcactGAAGCCGCGCAgcgccggtcccaagcccggcagaaattgggtaGGGTTGCATCAGTATACAAATACCTGAGGCACTGAAAATACACTGAACATTATGAACTCAAAGAAATTCCAAACTTTAAATAGTATgcacattatttatattttgataaaACATAATGCTGTACATGATTTGACACTGATGGTTCAAAATAGGtctctatttttatattttaaggtGCAGTGCAGTATGTACAAACTGAATGTCCACACTATTGTTATCAGTAGTGCACATGTGGTTCCAAGGGCAAAAGTACACTTACtcaaagaggacaaaaaaacagctgctaCACTGTTATTTTATGGATTGTATTATTCAAACATGATGCATTTGACATCACACTCTAATTAGTAATGTCACAGCAGGGACCCTCCATCAGCTGCCAAAGGCTAAACACTTGTGACATCACTGACTGGGGTGTGCCCACAGAAAGAACACCCTTGAAAGTTTTCAGAGGACTGCGGTAGCATTTTCATTTCTCTAGGTTAAGAGtagatttattgttttctaacttaaaatattttggaagcagagtattaatattaaaaataaaactcttaagacaaagcattttttaaaaaatattttatcttttatgtcTTCACAAGAGctatcattttaaatataatgaaaaaaaatcacttttaacCAAGCATGAGCCAGGtgaaaacaaactcaacattgATGTAAAGTGCACCCCTTCTGAACTGGCTATGTTGTGCTTccttgaagaaaataaaagattttacgGCTCAATATCATTGTCACTTTGCAGAGTTTTCATTGCCAAGCCCCACAGAGTTACACTGGAGATTAACTGCCCCTCACCAGGCCTGTAGGAGCCACTGTTGGTCCTATTAGACCCTGGTAGGGAAGTGCAGGGATTTTCTGTGGGAGGCACATAAGGCCTCCCCACCACACCCCTGCTCAGCTCCACTGAAATACTGCCATTCTCCAGATAGGGACCATACACAGCTTCCTGAGACAGGGTGGGTTTGACCAGCTTTATGTGGTCTGGAGCAGTCAGGGCTGCACTTCTCTCTGGGTGGTTTGAGGAGAGGAGATGATGGGGAACCAGGGAGCGCAGCTCTGGAAGGGAGGTGGGAGTGGAAGCTGTACTGAGGTGCATGCTAGTAGAAGGAGTCTCTATATGTGGTGCTGGCTCTGATGGTGTCGAGGGTTTAGCTAACCCTGTGTGAGGCATCATTGGGGAGATGTCTTGCTCACTGGTAGAGGCAGCCTTACTGTGGCTGACAAGTTTAGGGAAAGAGGCAGAGGCTCCATCTGTGCTACGTGTTTGCTCAGAGTTGTCGGTGACTGAGATGTCAGCTGGGGCCCCCTTGCAGTGCATGCTGCTGTGTCTCCTCAACATGGCACAGCGAGTGAAGCTCTTTCCACATGCATTACAGATGTATGGTTTGTCACCAGTGTGTGACCGTATATGACGCTGCAGATCCCCCGAGCCGTTAAAACATTTCCCTGCATGGATTTAAAAGACACACTGAGTCTAAAACTTCACTCCATATGGAAGCAAATACATAATTTACAGAACTAGGTTGTAGAGTAATATAATGCTAGTTCATATCATACTCTTAAGCAGTTATGGCGTTTAATTATTTTAGCAGGTTAAACATATGCCATTCAAAATCAGGTGGTGCCAAGACATCTTTTTAAGAGACTAACATAACATCATAACATGACTGACTTTAATGATGGAGACATCACATGTCCTGCACTTAATAATAGCAAATTATACTGATTTTTAACTGGACAAAAACTCACtttggcatgtgtgtgtatatatgatgGTGGCTATCTATGTTGTCAGGCATGCAGACATGAAATAAGGATTCTTACCACACGTGGCACAACTGTGGGGTTTTTCTCCAGTGTGGCGGGCCTTGTGCTTCAGaagcttcctgtgtgtgttgaagGATTTTCCACACTGGTCACAGATAAATGTCTTGTCTGTGACATGAGTCCTCTTATGTTCCCTCAGATTGCTTAGGTTGTTAAATCCTgaacaaaacacatgtacatgtgtgtaacAGTTTGTGGCTCTAGAAGCTTCCACAATATTTGATTAGAACGTTGCAATTACACGAAGATTGTTATCAGCTGTACAATAAAGACAATGTCTTGTATTGAGAGCTGTCACATACCTCGACCACATATATCGCATAGATGTGGCTTCTCTCCCGTGTGGACCACTTTATGACGCTGAACATCCCCTGAAGCGGTAaagctaaaaaagaaaaggtaaatattttatCAACAGGCCATTGTAGGAACTATAATATACTGGaagtttaataatttaaaatgtaatgttaaaattgttttgctGAGGCTTTAATTCAGATTTAAGAGGGCACAGGATAATGTAAATAATAGGAAAAACAATACTTTACCCTTTACCGCATAACTCACAGATGTATGGTTTCTCTCCAGAATGTCTCCTCAAATGAGTCTGCAAATTTCCAGCCTGTAAACCAAATTTGTTACActaatataaaaatagaataaGACCACCTAAGAAtcatgttaaattaaatgtaacacaCAAGCCCATACCTGTGAAAAATTCCTCCCACAAACATTACAGTGAAAGGGTTTCTCACCTGCAACAATAAATGTAGATTTTAAGTCCTTAACGAATACTACAAAACGACTGGGTTAGCTGAAATGTGTTGTTGTGCATAAGGTACTTATAAACTATAAATACCTGTATGCGATCGCTTGTGCAGCTCTAGGTTGCTTGGGTGTTTGAAGATCTTTCCACACACCTCACAACAATACTGCTTGTGTCCTGACTGCTGCTGTGGCTCAGGAACACTCTTTAGGTTTTGCTCCTCCTGGTTCACAGGTGCAGGACTAGGGAGTTGTGCATCTGTTGCGGTCTCAGAAACCTCCGCAGTGCTTGCAGCAAGAGCCTCAACGGGAGCTTCGGAAGCTTTAGCCTGGATGACAGGTTCTTGTTGATGACTCTCTTTGGGACAGTTGAGAATGGGTTCACTTACTGATTCAGCACACATCTCTTCCAAAGCTTTCTGAGACCGCAGGTAGTTGTACTTTTTTAGGTACACAGTCTTCTTTGGGCGCACTGGCTTGTTAAGCATGGAATCTGCTGGGTCAGTGTTGGGAGAGTTTACATTTTCTGACGGAGTTAAAGATGAGACAGGGTTCTTTTCTGTTGCCACAGACGTCAATGGAGGGTTAGGCTGAACTGTGTTTCCTGAGCATACAGATGTGTGGCTGCTTCCCTGGGCAACGAGCTGACACTGTTGCTCCTCTGTCACTACCAAAGGGCCCGGGCCTTGATTGGAGGCCATATTAGTCTGAATTGCACTTTGTTTGAAGTACTGCTTGCTGTAAAAGTTACGGAGCTTGTAGCCATGAACCAGTTGTTTTTCTACAGGTCCCTGGGTGCTGCTAGCTGTGTCACAGTTGGAACTGCTATTGGGCAAAGAAACAGACAGCCTTTTGGTCTGGTCCACATCACTGCTGAACCCAGGCCTCTGGGCATCAGAGGGACAGGGAAGGTCAACATCATGAGGAAGATTGCACCCCAACAGGCAGTCGGGCTCTGTGCTCAGCATGCCTGGGAGAGAAAATGGAGGGATTTCCACTGGGGGAGGACAAGGTTTGAGGAAAGCATTACACATGCTTTGCACATTTGGAACCTGCAGACACTGAGCAATGTCCAGTAGTGCTTGCACATTATCTTGGTTGATATCAAGATGGGAGGTGTACATGTAGTCCAATATTTGGCCAATGCCACTGACATCCTGGATAACCAAGTTGAACACCTCATTCTTCTGACTAGGACAATTTTGGAACAATGACCTGCAAATAGCAATGACAgatatttactttatattctaTCAAAATAGCAGAGAATCATTATTGGACAAAGTGCAAGGAATGGAAATATGACACAAATCGAATTATTAATCGCTGCATGAAATATGTAAAAGCACCTGAAATAGGAGCTGAAAGCAGCAAGCACATTTTTATGTGCTTTGAAGCAGACACCTTTGACCACAAGCATACAGTCACATAGCAGTCCCTGAATCCTCTGCTCCTGGAGCTGCTGTAACAGATAGGAGCTATGGCTGGACAGGGCGTCCATGGTCACTCAGCTGCTGAAAGACTTGTCCATGAGAAAGCTAGCCAAGAGGACACATGTCAAAGAAACTTATTCAAGAGTTAGTTATTATTCCTTTGTTGAGCTAATCTTTGAAACGCAACCATGATGAAAAGGATGTACGCGTGTTTGGAAACTCTATTAAACGACGATATTCCTATAACGCAAAATAATTCAACAACCACGCAGAATCCAGTGCGTTTAGGAAGCGAGACCAACCATGCAAAAATTGGCGAACAAGCTAACAACATAGCTATGCTAAGTAAACTATAGCTCTAATTATTTAGGATTAATGTAACAGCATTAAGACTGACATTTTCAACCGAGACTAAACTTTTTAATGCTACCTAGTTTTAATTCCGCATTGGTAGCCATAAATATAAATCCAAACCCACATAAAAGCCTCCATATTTTCTTTGAGTGATGGGTCACTTTTCGAGCGTAATAACGTTACATCACATCCTGGTACAGCTCGTATTGCGAGCTGTTCAGACATGGCACAGATAAAAGGAACATAGTGTGTGGTGGTGTAATTAATTGTTGTATAATTACATAGTATAATTTAAACTGACAACATGATGCAGCTGACATGTTTGAAGTCGTCATACAAAACCTTTCATGTATAAAACAATATGCGGCCACCTTAAGCTAGGAACTCTTACTCGGTTGTATTTCCACACGAACGCCTAACAATGTAGCTACCGGGTAACGATATGGTCACGTGTGTTTTGAAAAGTTTAAACGAATGGGACGTTGCGGGTGTTTGTTGCGTTCATatgcaaatttaaaacaatccaAAGTTAGCATTGTGGCTCCAAAACATCTAGCCAGTTAAATATACCCCTACTACTTGTAGCCATCGGTTTATCTCAATATTTCTAGCTTTGATAACGTTGACCACGTTTCTTTAGCTAACATTAACGTTAGCTCCTATCAGTACTGTCAACAGGCTGATCCTGCTTTCGCACGAGGATCGAACTCttgtctgttttaatttttacacgATTTGAGACGTGAGTTTCAGACGAAGAGTCGCTCAAAATGGTTTTCTTCACTTGCAATGCGTGCGGCGAATCTCTGAAAAAGGCTCAGGTTGATAAACATGTGGCCATGTGCCGAGGCTGCCAGATCCTGTCCTGCATTGACTGTGGTAAAGACTTCTGGTAGGTTCACGATCCGGAGTTAACTTTCTGCTTTCTATTTGCTCTAGCTAGTTAAAGGTAGTTAGCAATGCATGACCACTATGTGCTAGATACCTACATGTGTGCATTGGTTTTTTGTGCATGGTTAACAGGGGCGATGACTACAAGAACCATATTAAGTGTATTAGTGAAGATCAGAAGTACGGAGGCAAAGGCTACGAGGCAAAGGCGAACAAAGGAGAtgtgaaacagcagcagtggaTCCAGGTaatatacattaaaatgaaGTGAATCTCTGTTAATGTCCTGCCACTGTATGTTTCTAGCTAAGTTCATGTTTCATTACTAAAGAGAATCCACGAAGCCATGAACAAACCGGGAGTCAGTGCAAAGCTGAAGGATGTGCTCAAACAAGTCAGTACATATGATAATGTCCCAAGAAAAAAGGCCAAGTTTCAGGTTGGTGTGTACTTAAACTACATGTCTtaattcttttatattttaatgctcAGAGTATCTGACCCTCAGCAGTGTTTCActagaaacattttgtttgtagaGGGAATAGGGACTTGCATACACAAAACaccaattttcattttctgacttTTCCTCAGAACTGGATGAAAAACAGTATTAAAATAGCCAACACCAGTCTTCATGATCAGGTGTGGGACATCCTCACTGCAGCTGAAAATGTAAGTTCTTCTGCTTAAAGGTTATACTTGTTGTTTAACTGTTTTCCTGTGTACATTATTCTGTTGACATAGTGCAGACATGTAACCATTTCAGCAAtcaaacataattacaaacttaacataattacaaacataacACATCACTTACACTATAAATGAagttgtttgtttatattttctaaacTACACATCACATAGTGACAGTAACAGCCTACAGCAGTATTTgctatacagtatttgtatatGTAGAGGAagcccaacaaatcccccttgaacaagccctaggcaacatttgagaggaaaaactctcttttacagaagaaacctccagcagaattAGGCTCAGGGTTGGCGGTCATCTACCTTGACCCTTTGGGGTGattggaaagtggagagagaaaagataagagcaacaaaaagcaacaacaaaacattatacatgtTGATAGGacgagtagctgcacactggaaaacgcacagctccaaagccaaggaGACCtgtagaaagggacagagagagggagacagagggggagaagcacaacaacgggagagagaagacacgaaattaatagcatgcagtggtgaaaaataaatgtatcgagagaaagaggagaggagctcattgcactttcaggagtcccccaacactctaaacctatagcatcttaagtaggagctagttcaggttgactgagcagtaTTAACTGTaggctttatcaaaaaggaaggttttaaacctagtcttaaaaatagagaggagaaaaatagagagggtgtctgctccccgaatctGGATTCgaagctggttccaaagaagagaggcttttggaaactctgggaaccacaagtaggcctgtattctgggattgaagtggtctaatcgggcaaTACAGTACGAGaccttttaaatatgatggagctttgCATGTAAGGCAGAgagttttgaattctattctagattttatgggaagccaattgAGGAAatctaatgaaggagaaatatgatctctcttgccaattccagtcagcactcttgctgcagcattttggattaattgaaggctttttttaattgctggtgtcgtggcaaaaactgtaaggtaAGTTTAGGatgcaaaaggcagctcacagtctcggttatggtgagtttaatcagcaagacaAAGAAACATACAGAGCAGAACAGATCTACACTCGAGTGGGTCATACCAGATTTGACAAGGCAATGGCCAGTTGGACAGCTATGGACCGGTTATGGctgtcttttaaccactcagcttAGCAGCTGATTTTGCATAAATGCATAAAGGAAggactcaatgcaaatcaaccatacagaacatacacacagtggtcaggaatctaattagcaagtatCTGAGTCTACTCATCTCCTATGTGTTacctgctgggacagcttcctgatgaagcgCTGGTCTAAAGACACTGCAGACAGCAGGATTTTAGCATTAGCTGTGTGCACTCCTGCACCGTGAATGCAGATTGTGGTAGAGAGGTTAAATTCGGCACAACATGCAAATAAGTAAAATTACTGTGCCTAGGCTCATATAGGGCTAATATGTTAAATAAGTCATTCAAATTAGGCCATAGAAGGATGGATTAACAgt
This genomic interval from Channa argus isolate prfri chromosome 5, Channa argus male v1.0, whole genome shotgun sequence contains the following:
- the zbtb49 gene encoding zinc finger and BTB domain-containing protein 49 isoform X1 codes for the protein MDALSSHSSYLLQQLQEQRIQGLLCDCMLVVKGVCFKAHKNVLAAFSSYFRSLFQNCPSQKNEVFNLVIQDVSGIGQILDYMYTSHLDINQDNVQALLDIAQCLQVPNVQSMCNAFLKPCPPPVEIPPFSLPGMLSTEPDCLLGCNLPHDVDLPCPSDAQRPGFSSDVDQTKRLSVSLPNSSSNCDTASSTQGPVEKQLVHGYKLRNFYSKQYFKQSAIQTNMASNQGPGPLVVTEEQQCQLVAQGSSHTSVCSGNTVQPNPPLTSVATEKNPVSSLTPSENVNSPNTDPADSMLNKPVRPKKTVYLKKYNYLRSQKALEEMCAESVSEPILNCPKESHQQEPVIQAKASEAPVEALAASTAEVSETATDAQLPSPAPVNQEEQNLKSVPEPQQQSGHKQYCCEVCGKIFKHPSNLELHKRSHTGEKPFHCNVCGRNFSQCNKFGLQAGNLQTHLRRHSGEKPYICELCGKGFTASGDVQRHKVVHTGEKPHLCDICGRGFNNLSNLREHKRTHVTDKTFICDQCGKSFNTHRKLLKHKARHTGEKPHSCATCGKCFNGSGDLQRHIRSHTGDKPYICNACGKSFTRCAMLRRHSSMHCKGAPADISVTDNSEQTRSTDGASASFPKLVSHSKAASTSEQDISPMMPHTGLAKPSTPSEPAPHIETPSTSMHLSTASTPTSLPELRSLVPHHLLSSNHPERSAALTAPDHIKLVKPTLSQEAVYGPYLENGSISVELSRGVVGRPYVPPTENPCTSLPGSNRTNSGSYRPGEGQLISSVTLWGLAMKTLQSDNDIEP
- the zbtb49 gene encoding zinc finger and BTB domain-containing protein 49 isoform X3, translated to MDALSSHSSYLLQQLQEQRIQGLLCDCMLVVKGVCFKAHKNVLAAFSSYFRSLFQNCPSQKNEVFNLVIQDVSGIGQILDYMYTSHLDINQDNVQALLDIAQCLQVPNVQSMCNAFLKPCPPPVEIPPFSLPGMLSTEPDCLLGCNLPHDVDLPCPSDAQRPGFSSDVDQTKRLSVSLPNSSSNCDTASSTQGPVEKQLVHGYKLRNFYSKQYFKQSAIQTNMASNQGPGPLVVTEEQQCQLVAQGSSHTSVCSGNTVQPNPPLTSVATEKNPVSSLTPSENVNSPNTDPADSMLNKPVRPKKTVYLKKYNYLRSQKALEEMCAESVSEPILNCPKESHQQEPVIQAKASEAPVEALAASTAEVSETATDAQLPSPAPVNQEEQNLKSVPEPQQQSGHKQYCCEVCGKIFKHPSNLELHKRSHTGWKFADSFEETFWRETIHLFTASGDVQRHKVVHTGEKPHLCDICGRGFNNLSNLREHKRTHVTDKTFICDQCGKSFNTHRKLLKHKARHTGEKPHSCATCGKCFNGSGDLQRHIRSHTGDKPYICNACGKSFTRCAMLRRHSSMHCKGAPADISVTDNSEQTRSTDGASASFPKLVSHSKAASTSEQDISPMMPHTGLAKPSTPSEPAPHIETPSTSMHLSTASTPTSLPELRSLVPHHLLSSNHPERSAALTAPDHIKLVKPTLSQEAVYGPYLENGSISVELSRGVVGRPYVPPTENPCTSLPGSNRTNSGSYRPGEGQLISSVTLWGLAMKTLQSDNDIEP
- the zbtb49 gene encoding zinc finger and BTB domain-containing protein 49 isoform X2, translated to MDALSSHSSYLLQQLQEQRIQGLLCDCMLVVKGVCFKAHKNVLAAFSSYFRSLFQNCPSQKNEVFNLVIQDVSGIGQILDYMYTSHLDINQDNVQALLDIAQCLQVPNVQSMCNAFLKPCPPPVEIPPFSLPGMLSTEPDCLLGCNLPHDVDLPCPSDAQRPGFSSDVDQTKRLSVSLPNSSSNCDTASSTQGPVEKQLVHGYKLRNFYSKQYFKQSAIQTNMASNQGPGPLVVTEEQQCQLVAQGSSHTSVCSGNTVQPNPPLTSVATEKNPVSSLTPSENVNSPNTDPADSMLNKPVRPKKTVYLKKYNYLRSQKALEEMCAESVSEPILNCPKESHQQEPVIQAKASEAPVEALAASTAEVSETATDAQLPSPAPVNQEEQNLKSVPEPQQQSGHKQYCCEVCGKIFKHPSNLELHKRSHTGEKPFHCNVCGRNFSQAGNLQTHLRRHSGEKPYICELCGKGFTASGDVQRHKVVHTGEKPHLCDICGRGFNNLSNLREHKRTHVTDKTFICDQCGKSFNTHRKLLKHKARHTGEKPHSCATCGKCFNGSGDLQRHIRSHTGDKPYICNACGKSFTRCAMLRRHSSMHCKGAPADISVTDNSEQTRSTDGASASFPKLVSHSKAASTSEQDISPMMPHTGLAKPSTPSEPAPHIETPSTSMHLSTASTPTSLPELRSLVPHHLLSSNHPERSAALTAPDHIKLVKPTLSQEAVYGPYLENGSISVELSRGVVGRPYVPPTENPCTSLPGSNRTNSGSYRPGEGQLISSVTLWGLAMKTLQSDNDIEP